A single window of Anaerocolumna chitinilytica DNA harbors:
- the nifH gene encoding nitrogenase iron protein — MRQVAIYGKGGIGKSTTTQNLTAGLADLGKKIMIVGCDPKADSTRLVLGGLAQKTVLDTLRDEGDDIELDAVMKMGFKGIKGVESGGPEPGVGCAGRGIITSINLLEQLGAYTEDLDYVFYDVLGDVVCGGFAMPIREGKAQEIYIVCSGEMMALYAANNISKGIAKYGKTGTVRLGGLICNSRKVDREAELVQAVAKKLGTQMIHFVPRDNAVQRAEIHKKTVIDFSPEEPQADEYRELARKIEGNDMFVVPKPMSIDDLEEILMEYGIMD; from the coding sequence ATGAGGCAGGTTGCTATTTACGGAAAAGGCGGAATCGGAAAATCAACTACAACACAGAATCTGACGGCAGGTCTGGCTGACCTTGGAAAGAAAATTATGATAGTGGGCTGTGACCCGAAAGCAGACTCCACGAGACTGGTGCTGGGAGGTCTTGCACAGAAGACGGTCCTTGATACCCTGAGGGACGAGGGGGATGATATCGAACTGGATGCCGTTATGAAGATGGGATTCAAGGGAATTAAGGGTGTTGAGTCCGGCGGTCCGGAACCCGGTGTCGGCTGTGCAGGCCGTGGTATCATTACATCCATTAACCTTCTGGAACAGCTTGGTGCCTATACGGAGGACCTGGATTACGTATTCTACGATGTACTGGGGGATGTTGTATGCGGCGGCTTTGCAATGCCCATCCGTGAAGGTAAGGCCCAGGAAATCTATATTGTATGTTCTGGGGAAATGATGGCACTTTACGCAGCCAACAATATCTCAAAAGGTATCGCCAAATACGGCAAAACCGGAACGGTTCGTCTTGGCGGCCTGATCTGTAATTCCCGTAAGGTTGACAGAGAGGCGGAGCTGGTTCAGGCGGTGGCAAAAAAACTTGGCACACAGATGATTCATTTTGTCCCTCGTGATAATGCGGTGCAAAGAGCCGAAATCCATAAAAAAACAGTAATTGATTTCAGCCCCGAGGAACCTCAGGCAGATGAGTACCGGGAGCTTGCAAGAAAAATCGAAGGAAATGATATGTTTGTTGTTCCAAAGCCCATGTCGATTGATGACCTGGAAGAAATCCTGATGGAATACGGAATAATGGATTAA
- the nifE gene encoding nitrogenase iron-molybdenum cofactor biosynthesis protein NifE has product MAEIQQRNVLGEREKSILTKQAGVCSGTGMKCDTDSVSGSVSQRACVYCGARVVLNPITDAYHIIHGPIGCSSYTWDIRGSLTSGEDIYRNSFCTDLRETDIIFGGAVKLEAAIEELISKNHPKLIFIYSTCIVGVIGDDVDAVCKNMSEKYSIPVIPVKSPGFSGNKSTGYRMACDAIMQVIGPHKAEKRREGINILGDYNLAGEMWIIKNYMARIGIPVVASFTGDACYDEMIKAPSASLNVVQCAGSSTYLANRMEAEFGIPSIKVSFFGIEDTTASLIRIAEALGNEDAREKAIRFCEEETEKMQGFLSRYKRNLEGKKAAIYVGGGFKAISLIRQFAFLGMKTVVVGTQTGKREDYEIIESLVEEDTVILDDANPAELESFMKEKGADILVGGVKERPLAYKLGIAFCDHNHERKHALAGFEGIINFTREINESINSPVWDIMKECGL; this is encoded by the coding sequence ATGGCTGAAATACAGCAAAGAAATGTCTTAGGAGAAAGGGAAAAATCCATTCTGACCAAACAGGCGGGAGTCTGTTCCGGTACGGGGATGAAATGTGATACGGATTCCGTATCGGGTTCGGTAAGCCAGAGAGCCTGTGTGTACTGTGGTGCAAGAGTTGTGTTAAATCCTATTACAGATGCCTATCATATCATCCACGGACCCATTGGATGTTCAAGCTATACCTGGGATATCCGCGGAAGTCTTACCAGCGGGGAAGATATCTATCGAAACAGTTTCTGTACGGATCTGAGAGAAACGGATATTATCTTCGGCGGAGCTGTAAAGCTTGAGGCTGCCATAGAAGAATTGATATCGAAAAACCATCCCAAGTTAATCTTTATTTACTCCACTTGTATTGTAGGGGTTATCGGCGATGATGTGGATGCTGTCTGCAAGAATATGTCTGAAAAATACTCCATCCCGGTGATACCTGTGAAATCACCCGGGTTTTCGGGAAATAAATCCACCGGTTACCGGATGGCCTGTGATGCAATCATGCAGGTTATAGGTCCTCATAAGGCAGAAAAGCGAAGAGAGGGAATCAATATACTAGGTGATTACAATTTGGCGGGAGAAATGTGGATTATTAAGAATTATATGGCCAGAATCGGTATTCCTGTGGTGGCTTCCTTTACCGGAGATGCATGCTATGATGAGATGATAAAGGCTCCGTCTGCTTCTCTGAATGTGGTTCAGTGCGCCGGTTCGAGTACTTATCTTGCCAACCGGATGGAAGCGGAGTTTGGTATTCCTTCTATCAAAGTAAGCTTTTTTGGGATTGAGGATACGACGGCTTCCCTTATAAGAATTGCGGAAGCACTGGGAAATGAGGACGCAAGAGAGAAGGCTATCCGGTTCTGCGAAGAAGAGACAGAGAAAATGCAAGGCTTCCTTAGCAGGTACAAAAGGAATCTCGAGGGAAAAAAGGCAGCTATCTATGTGGGTGGAGGCTTTAAAGCAATTTCGTTGATCCGCCAGTTTGCTTTTCTTGGAATGAAAACCGTTGTCGTAGGAACCCAGACCGGGAAAAGAGAGGATTATGAAATAATCGAGAGTCTGGTAGAGGAGGATACCGTCATTCTGGATGATGCAAATCCTGCGGAGCTGGAGTCCTTTATGAAAGAAAAAGGAGCGGATATTCTGGTAGGAGGTGTGAAGGAACGTCCGCTGGCGTATAAATTAGGAATTGCTTTTTGCGACCACAATCATGAGAGAAAGCATGCACTGGCGGGGTTTGAGGGAATTATCAATTTTACCAGGGAGATTAATGAGAGTATCAACAGCCCGGTATGGGATATTATGAAGGAGTGCGGCCTATGA
- a CDS encoding nitrogenase component 1 yields MKTKINPLVNLNVNPCKMCMPMGAATAFYGISKCMTILHGSQGCATYIRRHMATHYNEPVDIASSSLTEQGTVYGGEKNLKTGLANLISLYNPEVIGVMTTCLAETIGEDVAGIIETFREENPAYKELTIIPVASPGYGGTQYEGYMAALNAIAEKLEMNAEKNNKVNVILPPHSPADIRFIKSAFLQFGIDAIFLPDISGNLDRGYEPDYTRLPEKGTPIGDLRRMAGAKLTIEISDDTTTQSPGKTLFEKYGVPCRQIPSPVGLKATDLFYKLLSEVSGLEVPGYLKEERGRYLDGMIDSHKYNSGGRAVIFGEPEFVISAVRICTENGIMPVVVATGSAFPSLKDYVEAAVKELGSRYFVDGYAIMEDADFKEIEEAALKYGANLMIGNSDGRRMEESLGIPLVRRAFPIHDRVGGQRLRMLGFEGSLTFLDDITNALLKVTETTFREVVYDEYYKDSSLDKKKTVVEENNIPEDMGISEDMLKKTMEHPCYNCAGHKNARIHLPVAPACNVQCNYCVRKFDCPNESRPGVTSSILTPEEALERYKIVKAKLPNLTVVGIAGPGDSLADNYPQVKRTLELIREYDKDVTFCLSTNGLMLPFYAKELVSLGVTHITVTMSAVDPKISGKIYQYVKYMGGIYEGDAAGAIMVSNQLSGLRLLLAEGIICKVNIVTLKGINEQHIPEVVRTCKEMGVYITNIMQMVPVKGSAFENLPLVSNLEIGKLRTECGTIMKQMLHCRQCRADAIGTLDNDLSLDLAGFTVEEKREKEKKKIKKYLLFAVASKSGINVDLHFGHAKEFYIYEYSDGDIRYLEKRDVEKYCSGNAYCGEQEDKFAKILGTLSDCNGVIAMRIGDSPKRRMEDKGILSWSAFDRIESAIINAAKQV; encoded by the coding sequence ATGAAAACAAAAATAAATCCTCTGGTTAATCTGAATGTAAACCCCTGCAAGATGTGTATGCCTATGGGAGCCGCTACGGCCTTTTACGGAATCAGTAAATGTATGACTATCCTTCATGGTTCTCAAGGATGCGCTACTTATATCAGAAGACATATGGCTACACATTATAATGAGCCGGTGGATATCGCTTCCTCCTCTCTCACAGAGCAGGGGACAGTTTATGGGGGGGAGAAAAACCTAAAAACCGGCCTTGCCAACTTGATCAGCCTGTATAACCCAGAGGTAATCGGAGTTATGACGACCTGTCTTGCCGAAACGATTGGTGAGGATGTTGCGGGTATTATTGAGACGTTTCGGGAGGAAAACCCAGCCTATAAAGAACTGACAATCATTCCGGTTGCTTCACCCGGATATGGCGGAACCCAGTATGAGGGCTATATGGCGGCACTCAATGCAATTGCAGAGAAGCTTGAGATGAATGCAGAGAAAAATAATAAGGTCAATGTAATACTACCCCCTCATAGCCCAGCGGATATCCGTTTTATAAAGAGTGCATTCTTACAATTTGGAATAGATGCAATATTTCTGCCGGATATCTCCGGAAATCTTGATAGAGGATATGAACCGGATTATACAAGGCTTCCTGAGAAAGGCACCCCCATTGGCGATTTAAGAAGAATGGCGGGAGCGAAGCTGACCATAGAGATTAGTGATGATACCACCACCCAATCCCCTGGGAAGACACTTTTTGAGAAATACGGGGTGCCTTGCCGGCAGATACCATCCCCCGTGGGTCTAAAGGCTACGGATTTGTTTTATAAGCTGCTTTCAGAAGTATCAGGCCTTGAGGTACCGGGATATCTGAAAGAGGAGAGGGGACGTTATCTGGATGGCATGATTGATTCCCACAAGTACAACAGTGGGGGAAGAGCGGTGATATTTGGAGAACCGGAATTTGTTATCTCTGCGGTTCGAATATGTACGGAGAATGGAATAATGCCGGTGGTCGTAGCAACCGGAAGTGCTTTCCCTTCCTTAAAGGATTATGTGGAAGCAGCTGTAAAAGAGCTTGGGTCACGATATTTTGTAGATGGTTATGCCATTATGGAGGATGCGGATTTTAAGGAAATAGAGGAAGCAGCACTAAAATATGGGGCCAATCTTATGATAGGTAATTCGGATGGACGCAGGATGGAGGAAAGCCTTGGGATTCCCCTGGTCCGCAGGGCATTTCCGATTCATGACCGGGTAGGCGGACAGAGACTTCGCATGCTTGGGTTTGAAGGAAGTCTGACCTTTCTGGATGATATCACCAATGCTCTGCTGAAGGTTACAGAGACTACCTTTCGTGAAGTGGTTTATGATGAATATTATAAAGACAGCAGTCTTGATAAAAAGAAGACAGTGGTAGAGGAAAATAATATACCGGAGGATATGGGTATATCGGAGGATATGCTGAAAAAGACAATGGAGCATCCCTGCTACAATTGTGCGGGCCATAAAAATGCAAGAATACATCTGCCGGTGGCGCCTGCCTGTAATGTTCAGTGCAATTACTGTGTGAGAAAGTTTGACTGTCCCAATGAGAGTCGTCCGGGGGTTACCAGCTCTATCTTGACTCCGGAGGAGGCATTGGAGAGGTATAAAATAGTAAAAGCGAAGCTGCCGAATCTTACGGTGGTGGGAATTGCAGGACCGGGAGATTCCCTGGCGGATAATTATCCTCAGGTGAAGCGGACCCTTGAATTAATTCGGGAATACGATAAGGACGTGACCTTTTGCTTATCCACCAACGGGCTGATGCTTCCCTTCTATGCAAAGGAGCTGGTCAGCCTTGGAGTCACCCATATTACTGTGACAATGAGCGCGGTTGACCCGAAAATCAGCGGAAAGATATATCAGTATGTTAAGTATATGGGCGGAATTTATGAAGGGGATGCTGCCGGGGCTATTATGGTATCGAATCAGCTGTCTGGATTACGTCTGCTGCTGGCGGAAGGAATAATTTGCAAGGTGAATATTGTAACACTGAAGGGAATTAATGAACAGCATATTCCGGAGGTGGTACGGACCTGCAAGGAAATGGGTGTGTATATCACAAACATTATGCAAATGGTTCCGGTTAAAGGAAGCGCTTTTGAAAATCTTCCCTTGGTGAGTAACCTGGAGATCGGGAAGTTAAGAACAGAGTGCGGAACCATCATGAAGCAGATGCTCCATTGCAGGCAGTGCCGGGCGGATGCCATCGGGACCCTTGATAATGACCTCTCCCTTGACCTGGCTGGATTTACCGTGGAAGAGAAAAGGGAAAAGGAAAAGAAGAAGATAAAAAAATATCTGCTGTTTGCGGTGGCCTCTAAAAGCGGAATTAATGTGGATCTGCACTTTGGGCATGCAAAGGAATTTTATATATATGAATATTCGGACGGTGACATTCGTTACCTTGAGAAACGTGATGTAGAGAAGTATTGTTCCGGTAATGCCTATTGTGGTGAACAGGAGGATAAATTTGCAAAGATACTTGGTACACTCAGTGACTGTAACGGTGTCATTGCTATGAGAATCGGCGACTCTCCCAAACGCAGGATGGAGGATAAGGGGATACTTTCCTGGTCTGCTTTTGATAGAATTGAGAGTGCAATTATAAATGCTGCAAAGCAAGTATAG
- a CDS encoding glycosyltransferase family 2 protein, translated as MKLLSIAIPCFNSQEYMRHCIESLLPGGEKVEILIINDGSMDKTAEIAEEYATAYPTIVKAIHQKNGGHGEAVNTGLRNATGIYFKVVDSDDWVDRSAYLRILDTLGMLKVENTPIDMLISNFVYEKEGSHRMSVMHYENVFPEGHILTWNDIGHFHKGQYILMHSVIYRTELLHECRMELPEHTFYVDNLFVYIPLPYVNTMYYLDVNFYRYYIGRADQSVNEKVMISRIDQQIKVNKLMLELVNLEKVTNLNRRNYMFNYLEIITTISSILLIRSGTEDNLQKKQELWQYIKDRDKRLYYRLRKGILGMTMNLPGRTGRKLSVAAYKISQKLVGFN; from the coding sequence ATGAAACTATTATCTATTGCAATTCCATGTTTTAATTCGCAGGAATATATGCGGCATTGCATAGAGTCTCTGTTGCCCGGAGGGGAAAAGGTCGAGATACTAATTATTAATGATGGTTCAATGGATAAAACAGCTGAGATTGCAGAGGAGTATGCAACAGCATATCCCACGATAGTAAAAGCAATCCATCAGAAGAACGGAGGGCATGGGGAAGCAGTTAACACAGGATTACGTAATGCCACGGGGATATATTTTAAAGTTGTGGACAGTGATGACTGGGTCGATCGGAGTGCATACTTAAGAATCTTAGATACACTGGGAATGCTGAAAGTGGAGAATACTCCGATTGATATGCTGATAAGTAATTTTGTCTATGAAAAAGAAGGGTCACACCGGATGTCGGTGATGCATTATGAAAATGTATTTCCCGAGGGACATATTTTAACATGGAATGATATTGGACATTTTCATAAAGGTCAGTATATCCTGATGCACTCCGTCATTTACAGGACGGAACTGCTTCATGAGTGCAGAATGGAATTACCGGAGCATACCTTTTATGTTGACAATTTATTTGTCTATATCCCGCTTCCCTATGTTAATACAATGTATTATCTGGATGTGAATTTTTACCGGTATTACATAGGCCGTGCGGATCAGTCCGTCAACGAGAAGGTGATGATCAGCCGGATTGACCAGCAGATAAAAGTGAATAAACTAATGCTGGAACTGGTGAATCTGGAAAAAGTAACGAATCTGAATAGACGCAACTATATGTTTAATTACCTGGAAATCATCACAACAATATCCTCCATTTTGTTAATACGCTCAGGAACAGAGGATAACCTTCAGAAGAAACAGGAATTGTGGCAATATATCAAGGACAGAGATAAAAGACTATATTACAGACTGCGTAAAGGAATACTGGGAATGACAATGAATCTGCCGGGAAGAACCGGACGGAAGTTATCGGTGGCAGCATATAAGATATCACAAAAGCTAGTTGGATTTAACTAA
- a CDS encoding nitrogenase component 1, giving the protein MLELTPKEIMENRHITINPCKTCEPVGAMFCALGVENCMPHSHGSQGCCSYHRTVLSRHFKEPAMATSSSFTEGASVFGGRSNLTTAVKNIFDIYDPEIIAVHTTCLSETIGDDVGNYIMDLEVPEDKTVLYASTPSYEGSHIQGFSNMMIGFMKYMTQKATVKSDRAAIFPGWVNPGDDRELKRIAKVMGVDYIYFPDHEGILETPMTGKYKYFPKGVGTPSADIKALGAAKKLIAMGMFTSLEPAEFLDKQFKVPFTLIPMPIGVKLTDKYLMALREISRQEVPQELEDERGRLVDLMLDSHAYTFNKTAAIYGDPDIVYSFTALCLEMGMVPKYVITGTPKEEFTRQVKQLFQDYGMDPGKCIIKADTDLFYLHQLIKNEPVDVLIGSSYGKQIAKAEDIPIVRMGFPVLDRYGNTIQASVGYAGAIRYVEKIVNALMDKVDAEAKDEDFDVVM; this is encoded by the coding sequence ATGCTTGAATTGACACCGAAAGAAATTATGGAGAACAGACATATCACCATTAATCCCTGTAAGACTTGCGAACCGGTAGGAGCAATGTTTTGTGCTCTTGGGGTAGAGAATTGCATGCCTCACAGCCATGGTTCCCAGGGATGCTGCTCTTATCACAGGACTGTATTATCCAGGCATTTTAAAGAGCCTGCAATGGCTACCTCCAGTTCCTTTACGGAAGGAGCTTCCGTATTCGGAGGCAGAAGCAATCTAACAACAGCGGTTAAGAATATATTTGACATTTATGATCCTGAAATTATAGCAGTTCATACTACCTGTCTTTCAGAGACCATCGGTGATGATGTGGGAAATTATATTATGGATCTGGAGGTCCCGGAGGATAAGACAGTTCTTTATGCAAGCACACCCTCCTATGAAGGCTCTCATATTCAAGGCTTTTCCAATATGATGATAGGTTTTATGAAGTATATGACACAAAAGGCCACAGTGAAAAGTGACCGTGCCGCTATCTTTCCCGGTTGGGTCAATCCCGGGGATGACAGGGAGCTTAAGCGGATTGCAAAGGTGATGGGAGTGGATTATATCTACTTTCCGGATCATGAGGGAATTCTGGAAACACCCATGACGGGTAAATACAAGTATTTTCCCAAAGGAGTGGGTACCCCTTCGGCAGATATCAAAGCACTTGGGGCAGCCAAAAAACTTATTGCCATGGGTATGTTTACAAGCCTTGAACCCGCTGAATTTCTTGACAAACAATTCAAGGTTCCCTTTACCCTGATTCCAATGCCTATCGGTGTAAAGCTTACGGATAAATATCTAATGGCACTCCGGGAAATCTCCCGTCAGGAGGTGCCTCAGGAACTGGAGGACGAAAGGGGAAGGCTGGTGGATCTGATGCTGGATTCCCATGCTTATACTTTTAATAAAACAGCCGCCATCTATGGAGACCCTGATATTGTCTATAGTTTTACTGCTCTTTGCCTCGAAATGGGGATGGTTCCAAAATATGTGATAACAGGGACGCCAAAGGAAGAATTCACAAGACAGGTAAAGCAGCTCTTTCAGGATTACGGCATGGACCCGGGCAAATGTATTATCAAAGCAGACACAGATTTGTTCTATCTTCATCAGCTGATAAAGAACGAACCTGTTGATGTTTTAATTGGCAGTTCTTATGGAAAACAGATTGCAAAAGCAGAGGATATACCGATTGTCAGAATGGGATTTCCAGTACTTGACCGCTATGGTAATACGATCCAGGCGTCGGTTGGATATGCAGGGGCTATACGTTATGTAGAGAAAATCGTAAATGCATTGATGGATAAAGTGGATGCAGAGGCAAAAGATGAGGATTTTGATGTAGTAATGTAA
- a CDS encoding 2Fe-2S ferredoxin: MVQPKYHVFICTSCRINGQQKGYCFQQGSVDLVQAFMQEIEERELSGEVVLNNTGCFGICEKGPVVVVYPEGVWYKNVKKEDVERIFDEHFEGGKPVKDLMI; the protein is encoded by the coding sequence ATGGTTCAGCCCAAATATCATGTATTTATCTGCACAAGCTGTAGGATTAACGGACAGCAAAAAGGGTACTGCTTTCAACAGGGCAGTGTTGATCTTGTTCAGGCATTCATGCAGGAGATTGAAGAACGGGAGCTCTCTGGTGAGGTTGTCCTGAATAATACCGGGTGCTTTGGTATCTGCGAAAAAGGTCCGGTGGTGGTGGTTTACCCGGAAGGAGTCTGGTATAAAAATGTTAAGAAGGAAGATGTAGAGCGGATATTTGATGAGCATTTTGAAGGTGGGAAGCCGGTGAAAGATCTGATGATCTGA
- a CDS encoding P-II family nitrogen regulator, with the protein MKEIMAFIRPNKVNATKQALAESGFPAYSCRKCMGRGKKMIDPELLKLVMATGELPMDSQGETLTEAVRLIPKRLFIVVVDDDKVKDAVEVFIKTNQTGHPGDGKIFVVPVLDSYRVRDGAATTDAY; encoded by the coding sequence ATGAAAGAAATTATGGCTTTTATTCGCCCCAATAAAGTAAATGCAACCAAGCAGGCGCTGGCAGAAAGCGGGTTTCCGGCTTACAGCTGCCGTAAATGTATGGGCAGAGGCAAGAAAATGATTGATCCTGAACTTTTAAAGCTGGTAATGGCTACCGGTGAGCTGCCGATGGATTCCCAGGGCGAGACCCTTACGGAAGCGGTAAGGTTGATTCCGAAACGGCTTTTTATTGTAGTTGTGGATGATGATAAGGTAAAGGATGCGGTGGAGGTATTTATTAAGACGAATCAGACAGGGCATCCCGGAGACGGAAAGATCTTTGTTGTTCCCGTCCTGGATTCCTACAGGGTCAGAGACGGTGCCGCAACTACCGATGCATATTAG
- a CDS encoding nitrogenase component I subunit alpha, whose protein sequence is MNERDLLLEKYSSRVFKNRKSHISQLEMSDEADTITANTRAIPGIATARGCCYAGCKGVVVGPMKDAVTITHGPIGCAFYSWGTRRNKARTEEGGQNFVPYSFCTDMRPTDIVFGGEKKLEEGIDEIMTLFNPKCIFICSTCPIGLIGDDVQAVARRVEKKYGIKAVGFSCEGYKGVSQSSGHHIANNGLMRQIIGTGDKKPMGKYSLNILGEYNIGGDGWEEERILKKIGYEIVSVFTGDGSYETMKNAHLADLNLVMCHRSINYVAEMMKTKYGIDWLKVNFIGIGSTCKTLRMIAEYFKDPELLARTEEVIAEELEAVSDDMEYYRSMLKGKTAGIFTGGSRSHHYQSLLRDLGVETIIAGYEFAHRDDYEGRDIIAEIKPDADSKNIEEITVSPDEAFYKERYSEKELEELKEKGIEIDTYDGMFPDMKKGYMVVDDYNMFETDELIHSMKPDIFFSGIKDKYSIQKQGVVSRQLHSYDYSGPYAGFNGAVIFGRDVTMSIYTKAWVLTTPPWKTAALLGGRIGGEMNA, encoded by the coding sequence ATGAATGAAAGAGATTTGCTGCTGGAAAAGTACTCCTCCCGAGTCTTTAAAAATAGAAAAAGTCATATCTCCCAGCTTGAAATGAGTGACGAGGCAGATACCATCACAGCGAATACCAGAGCAATTCCCGGTATTGCAACGGCAAGAGGCTGCTGTTATGCAGGGTGTAAGGGTGTTGTTGTGGGACCTATGAAGGATGCCGTCACCATTACCCACGGACCTATAGGCTGTGCCTTTTACAGCTGGGGAACCAGAAGAAACAAGGCAAGGACGGAAGAAGGCGGACAGAACTTTGTTCCTTATTCCTTCTGTACGGATATGAGACCGACAGATATCGTATTTGGAGGAGAGAAGAAGCTGGAAGAGGGAATTGATGAGATTATGACACTTTTTAATCCGAAGTGTATCTTTATCTGTTCCACCTGCCCTATCGGATTAATCGGAGACGATGTTCAGGCTGTTGCAAGAAGAGTGGAGAAAAAATACGGGATCAAGGCAGTCGGCTTCTCCTGTGAGGGATACAAGGGGGTTTCACAGTCCTCAGGACATCATATAGCCAATAACGGGCTGATGAGGCAGATTATTGGTACCGGTGACAAAAAGCCCATGGGTAAATATTCACTGAACATATTGGGGGAATACAATATCGGCGGTGACGGCTGGGAAGAAGAGAGAATACTGAAAAAAATCGGATATGAAATTGTATCCGTATTCACCGGAGATGGAAGCTATGAAACCATGAAGAATGCCCATCTTGCAGATTTGAATCTGGTCATGTGCCATCGCTCCATTAATTATGTGGCAGAGATGATGAAAACGAAATACGGCATAGACTGGCTGAAGGTTAATTTCATCGGTATTGGCTCGACTTGTAAGACTCTTCGGATGATTGCAGAATATTTTAAAGATCCGGAACTCCTTGCCAGAACGGAAGAGGTAATTGCAGAGGAGCTGGAGGCTGTTTCCGATGATATGGAATATTACCGCTCTATGTTAAAAGGCAAGACTGCTGGCATCTTTACGGGAGGTTCCCGTTCCCATCACTATCAGAGCCTGCTCAGAGACTTGGGAGTGGAAACTATCATTGCCGGATATGAATTTGCCCATAGGGATGACTATGAAGGGCGGGATATTATTGCAGAGATAAAGCCCGATGCCGACAGCAAGAACATCGAAGAGATTACCGTTTCCCCGGATGAAGCTTTCTATAAAGAGCGTTATAGTGAAAAAGAATTGGAAGAACTGAAGGAAAAGGGAATCGAGATTGATACCTATGACGGAATGTTCCCGGATATGAAAAAGGGCTATATGGTAGTGGATGACTACAATATGTTTGAAACGGATGAGCTGATACATTCCATGAAGCCTGATATCTTCTTCTCCGGAATTAAGGATAAATACTCTATCCAGAAGCAGGGTGTAGTATCCAGACAGCTTCATTCCTATGATTATTCCGGACCTTATGCAGGCTTTAACGGTGCTGTCATATTTGGCCGCGATGTTACAATGAGTATTTATACCAAAGCCTGGGTGCTTACCACTCCTCCCTGGAAGACAGCCGCATTACTCGGAGGAAGAATCGGAGGTGAAATGAATGCTTGA
- a CDS encoding P-II family nitrogen regulator codes for MLMVRAIVRPEKAGQVMAELAEAGFAAVTKMDVFGRGKQKGIMVDEYCYDEIPKEMLLIVCTEEDKDTIVKIILRTARTGNGNYGDGRIFVSAVEEAYTVSTGKPGL; via the coding sequence ATGTTGATGGTTCGTGCAATTGTAAGGCCGGAAAAGGCAGGGCAGGTAATGGCAGAGTTAGCAGAGGCAGGATTTGCCGCGGTTACGAAGATGGATGTCTTTGGAAGAGGGAAGCAAAAGGGAATCATGGTGGATGAATACTGCTATGATGAGATTCCGAAAGAGATGCTGCTGATTGTCTGTACAGAGGAAGACAAGGATACTATTGTTAAGATTATTCTGCGGACAGCAAGAACCGGTAACGGTAATTACGGAGACGGGCGTATCTTCGTATCAGCGGTGGAGGAAGCATATACGGTTAGTACCGGGAAACCGGGACTTTAG